The Deinococcus reticulitermitis genome has a window encoding:
- the cas10 gene encoding type III-A CRISPR-associated protein Cas10/Csm1: protein MDQTEQLLFQLLDHLRAGKARGLDVPFERLGEAGPYRAASARYPLVPTDPLTPAYPGDPGQAAVLAGHLEERLSQAATAEARLNLLEYVGGFVAATDGQGREVGGASWFDQARLQLALDACGERVLVLRTDISGIQDFIYSAESEGALKSLRARSFYLELLAVHTLRQMLRLAGVTRANAAYIGGGGYQLYLPAAARDVVLASAQRFDDWLWEEHRGTLGFSVAVSEVSREEAQSGGAFQRTLSGELSRQKARRRQGRLADVFAGPVSPQERQAQERRLTEQLVVFGSRLPQATHIEVRPSQSAEGDGWIVLGDQAYRPFRQMTRGPLRPLPPERLALNRFDDLDAFPMLTGNYVTREDDLPAALRAQGDGAGVATHEQLAQLALGQPRLALFRCDADNMGSYFSGGIPGHNAVRHATLSRLMSLFFQGYVNAVCAQRDPLLPEVAQVERSPVREHGRYLNVIYSGGDDAVVVGAWNEVLTFAVDLRRAYRRFTAGNPELGLSGGAFIAKAKYPLRRMAERAHEAEQLAKQAAEGGLVVKDGFVPFLTMDTPADDPRAAVRWNVFAGLEQGQAEHTLQILAAFLRLSRSAASADGIELEVRRAFLWKLQAFAEREGDAWRLPLLHYALARATPPETHAAEWAALKRLLLRPETWPHLGHVLGFLHLARPVAQDRSSSERMEEA, encoded by the coding sequence AGCGCCTCGGGGAGGCTGGTCCTTACCGCGCGGCCAGCGCACGTTATCCGTTGGTTCCCACCGACCCGCTCACGCCTGCTTACCCAGGCGACCCAGGGCAGGCTGCGGTCCTGGCAGGTCACCTCGAGGAGCGGCTTTCCCAGGCCGCGACTGCGGAGGCCCGCCTCAATCTGCTCGAGTACGTCGGCGGCTTCGTCGCCGCGACTGACGGGCAGGGCCGGGAAGTCGGCGGCGCGTCCTGGTTCGATCAGGCTCGCCTGCAGCTGGCCCTGGACGCCTGCGGTGAGCGGGTTCTGGTGCTGCGGACTGATATCAGCGGCATTCAGGACTTTATCTACAGCGCGGAGTCCGAGGGCGCCCTGAAGTCGCTGCGCGCGCGCTCCTTTTATCTGGAGCTGCTCGCGGTTCATACCCTGCGGCAGATGCTCAGGCTCGCCGGAGTGACGCGGGCCAACGCCGCGTATATCGGGGGAGGGGGGTATCAGCTTTACCTGCCTGCGGCGGCCCGGGACGTGGTGCTCGCCTCCGCCCAGAGATTCGACGACTGGCTGTGGGAGGAGCACCGGGGCACCCTCGGATTCTCGGTGGCGGTCAGTGAGGTCAGCCGCGAGGAGGCGCAGAGCGGCGGCGCATTTCAAAGAACGCTTTCGGGAGAGCTGAGCCGTCAGAAGGCCCGCCGGCGCCAGGGACGCCTGGCGGACGTCTTCGCTGGCCCGGTGAGTCCACAGGAGCGTCAGGCGCAGGAGCGCCGATTGACCGAGCAACTCGTGGTGTTCGGCAGCCGGCTGCCGCAGGCCACCCATATCGAGGTGAGGCCCAGCCAGAGCGCGGAAGGCGACGGCTGGATCGTCCTCGGTGATCAGGCTTACCGCCCGTTTCGTCAGATGACGAGGGGTCCGCTGCGTCCCCTGCCTCCCGAGCGGCTGGCGCTCAACCGTTTCGATGACCTGGACGCCTTCCCCATGCTGACGGGCAACTACGTGACGCGCGAGGACGATCTGCCCGCCGCTCTGCGCGCCCAGGGCGACGGGGCCGGCGTGGCCACGCACGAGCAACTCGCTCAACTGGCGCTGGGCCAGCCCCGCCTCGCGCTGTTCCGTTGCGACGCCGACAATATGGGCAGCTACTTCAGCGGCGGCATTCCCGGACACAACGCGGTCCGCCACGCCACGCTTTCCCGGCTGATGAGCCTGTTTTTCCAGGGCTACGTCAATGCGGTCTGTGCCCAGCGTGATCCGCTCCTGCCGGAGGTCGCGCAGGTGGAACGCAGCCCGGTCCGTGAACATGGCCGCTACCTGAACGTCATCTACAGCGGCGGCGACGACGCAGTGGTCGTGGGCGCCTGGAACGAGGTCCTGACCTTCGCCGTCGATCTGCGCCGGGCCTACCGGCGCTTCACGGCGGGCAATCCGGAGCTGGGCCTGAGCGGCGGCGCCTTCATCGCCAAAGCCAAGTACCCGCTGCGGCGCATGGCCGAGCGCGCCCACGAGGCCGAACAGCTCGCCAAGCAGGCGGCGGAAGGCGGGCTGGTCGTCAAGGACGGTTTCGTTCCTTTCCTGACGATGGACACGCCCGCCGACGATCCGCGCGCCGCCGTGCGCTGGAACGTCTTTGCGGGTCTCGAACAGGGTCAGGCCGAGCACACCCTCCAGATTCTCGCGGCCTTTTTGCGCCTCAGCCGCTCCGCCGCCTCCGCTGACGGCATTGAACTGGAGGTCAGGCGCGCTTTTCTCTGGAAGCTCCAGGCGTTCGCCGAACGTGAAGGCGACGCGTGGCGGCTGCCCCTCCTGCACTACGCCCTCGCCCGGGCCACGCCTCCTGAGACCCACGCGGCGGAGTGGGCGGCCCTGAAGCGGCTGCTGCTGCGCCCGGAAACCTGGCCGCACCTGGGGCATGTGCTCGGCTTTCTTCACCTCGCCCGCCCCGTCGCCCAGGACCGCTCCTCGTCAGAAAGGATGGAAGAAGCATGA